Proteins encoded within one genomic window of Setaria italica strain Yugu1 chromosome IV, Setaria_italica_v2.0, whole genome shotgun sequence:
- the LOC101772016 gene encoding AT-hook motif nuclear-localized protein 18-like — MDPVAAAAAHGGGHHFAPPAPFHPFAHHFPGQHPAFQHFQEQLMGAGGAPAKQELADDSNTINSAGSNGSGGDGGADQHHHQQLAAAAGEEQAPQPMVMRRPRGRPAGSKNKPKPPVIITRDSASALRAHVLEVAAGCDVVDSVAGFSRRRQVGVCVLSGAGNVANVSIRQPGAGPGAAVNLAGRFEILSLCGSFLPPPAPPSATGLTVYLSGGQGQIVGGAVAGPLVASGPVVIVAACFGNAAYERLPLDDDEPPQHQQTPQGLAGGQSSSSPPPQLPMGAGHPHPPPSLADQLPHSLMNGLPLPGDAYAWAGPGGGGGGAGRVAPY, encoded by the coding sequence ATGGATCCCgtggcggctgctgcggcgcacggcggcgggcaccacttcgcgccgccggcgccgttccACCCGTTCGCGCACCACTTCCCGGGGCAGCACCCGGCGTTCCAGCATTTCCAGGAGCAGCTCATGGGAGCGGGTGGCGCGCCGGCGAAGCAGGAGCTCGCCGACGACAGCAACACCATCAACAGCGCCGGGAgcaacggcagcggcggcgacggcggcgcggaccagcaccaccaccagcagctggcggctgcggcgggcgaGGAGCAGGCGCCGCAGCCCATGGTGATGCGGCGCCCCCGGGGCCGCCCGGCGGGGTCCAAGAACAAGCCCAAGCCGCCGGTGATCATCACGCGGGACAGCGCCAGCGCGCTGCGCGCCCACGTCCTCGAGGTCGCCGCGGGGTGCGACGTCGTCGACAGCGTCGCCGGGTTCTCGCGCCGGCGCCAGGTCGGCGTCTGCGTCCTCAGCGGCGCCGGCAACGTCGCCAACGTCTCCATCCGGCAGCCCGGGGCcgggcccggcgccgccgtcaaCCTCGCCGGCCGCTTCGAGATCCTCTCGCTCTGCGGCTccttcctcccgccgccggctcccccgTCCGCCACCGGCCTCACCGTCTACCTCTCCGGCGGGCAGGGCCAGAtcgtcggcggcgcggtcgCCGGCCCGCTGGTCGCCTCCGGGCCCGTCGTGATCGTCGCCGCCTGCTTCGGCAACGCCGCCTACGAGCGCCTCcccctcgacgacgacgagccgccgcagcACCAGCAGACGCCGCAGGGCCTGGCCGGCGGAcagtcctcctcctcgccgcctccgcagcTGCCAATGGGCGCCGGGCACCCTCACCCACCGCCATCCCTCGCCGACCAGCTCCCCCACAGCCTCATGAACGGCCTCCCGCTCCCCGGCGACGCCTACGCGTGGGCCGgccccggaggcggcggcggcggcgccggccgcgtcgccCCGTACTGA
- the LOC101773089 gene encoding uncharacterized protein LOC101773089 isoform X2, which produces MPYKGVRRAGTGDTSRTVLSSVCQPQADRRGFSSEIGRPVVMPPPLPVVMPPPPPVQSEKLVDGAGESASAPTLQEQDVSSLEVILDTTSSEVLITAHSGTASQHTSTLIFSTTCCEELVEAAAEFASGQALQDPDVASSKEESITAGPQTAPHDTVNGSSSAFPSTCDKFVSIPTVTQQDDLDKLFSKLTNEFHGSSSEASITASPRTLPHNITSSSLQSASSIGSNILIRHPPDCFQTFYIRMDRRGSFCTYPDVGGPFHSVHEADDAIKRFLDELRHGGRCKEQDAFSHGDRMKQDCKYFLDGPPIDPNLRRSKTTYDEERYLIEALLDRYNGSYKMLVRSCTSDTQDMWRRTRNLHMNLKIL; this is translated from the exons ATGCCATACAaag GAGTTCGAAGGGCCGGGACGGGCGACACTTCACGGACCGTCCTCTCCTCTGTTTGTCAACCACAAGCAGATCGGCGAGGCTTCAGTTCCGAAATCGGCCGGCCGGTAGtgatgccgccgccgttgcctgtggtgatgccgccaccgccgcctgtaCA GTCTGAGAAGCTTGTGGATGGCGCTGGTGAGTCTGCGTCTGCACCAACTCTTCAAGAGCAAGATGTTTCATCTTTGGAGGTGATTCTTGACACTACATCATCTGAAGTATTAATCACTGCCCATTCAGGAACAGCGTCACAACACACCAGCACATTGATCTTTTCCACCACCTGCTGTGAGGAGCTTGTAGAAGCTGCTGCTGAGTTTGCATCTGGACAAGCTCTGCAAGATCCAGATGTTGCATCATCGAAGGAAGAATCGATTACTGCAGGTCCACAAACAGCACCACATGACACCGTTAATGGCTCATCTAGTGCTTTCCCATCCACTTGTGATAAGTTTGTGTCCATACCTACGGTAACCCAACAGGACGACTTGGACAAGCTTTTCAGCAAGTTAACCAACGAGTTTCATGGCAGTTCATCAGAAGCGTCGATCACTGCTAGTCCACGGACATTGCCACACAACATCACCAGCAGCTCTCTGCAATCAGCTTCATCCATTGGATCTAACATTTTGATCCGGCATCCTCCAGATTGCTTTCAGACGTTTTACATTAGGATGGACCGGAGGGGATCTTTTTGTACTTACCCAGATGTGGGTGGACCGTTTCACAGCGTACATGAGGCTGATGATGCTATTAAGCGCTTTCTCGATGAACTGCGTCATGGAGGAAG GTGCAAGGAGCAAGATGCATTTTCTCATGGGGATAGGATGAAGCAGGATTGTAAATATTTTCTTGATGGTCCACCAATAGATCCCAATTTGCGAAGGAGTAAGACTACCTATGATGAAGAACGATATTTGATTGAAGCTTTACTGGACCGGTATAATG GATCTTACAAGATGCTTGTAAGATCTTGCACATCTGATACACAAGATATGTGGCGTAGAACtag GAACCTGCACATGAACTTGAAGATCTTGTGA
- the LOC101773089 gene encoding uncharacterized protein LOC101773089 isoform X5, translating to MPYKGVRRAGTGDTSRTVLSSVCQPQADRRGFSSEIGRPVVMPPPLPVVMPPPPPVQSEKLVDGAGESASAPTLQEQDVSSLEVILDTTSSEVLITAHSGTASQHTSTLIFSTTCCEELVEAAAEFASGQALQDPDVASSKEESITAGPQTAPHDTVNGSSSAFPSTCDKFVSIPTVTQQDDLDKLFSKLTNEFHGSSSEASITASPRTLPHNITSSSLQSASSIGSNILIRHPPDCFQTFYIRMDRRGSFCTYPDVGGPFHSVHEADDAIKRFLDELRHGGRCKEQDAFSHGDRMKQDCKYFLDGPPIDPNLRRSKTTYDEERYLIEALLDRYNGTCT from the exons ATGCCATACAaag GAGTTCGAAGGGCCGGGACGGGCGACACTTCACGGACCGTCCTCTCCTCTGTTTGTCAACCACAAGCAGATCGGCGAGGCTTCAGTTCCGAAATCGGCCGGCCGGTAGtgatgccgccgccgttgcctgtggtgatgccgccaccgccgcctgtaCA GTCTGAGAAGCTTGTGGATGGCGCTGGTGAGTCTGCGTCTGCACCAACTCTTCAAGAGCAAGATGTTTCATCTTTGGAGGTGATTCTTGACACTACATCATCTGAAGTATTAATCACTGCCCATTCAGGAACAGCGTCACAACACACCAGCACATTGATCTTTTCCACCACCTGCTGTGAGGAGCTTGTAGAAGCTGCTGCTGAGTTTGCATCTGGACAAGCTCTGCAAGATCCAGATGTTGCATCATCGAAGGAAGAATCGATTACTGCAGGTCCACAAACAGCACCACATGACACCGTTAATGGCTCATCTAGTGCTTTCCCATCCACTTGTGATAAGTTTGTGTCCATACCTACGGTAACCCAACAGGACGACTTGGACAAGCTTTTCAGCAAGTTAACCAACGAGTTTCATGGCAGTTCATCAGAAGCGTCGATCACTGCTAGTCCACGGACATTGCCACACAACATCACCAGCAGCTCTCTGCAATCAGCTTCATCCATTGGATCTAACATTTTGATCCGGCATCCTCCAGATTGCTTTCAGACGTTTTACATTAGGATGGACCGGAGGGGATCTTTTTGTACTTACCCAGATGTGGGTGGACCGTTTCACAGCGTACATGAGGCTGATGATGCTATTAAGCGCTTTCTCGATGAACTGCGTCATGGAGGAAG GTGCAAGGAGCAAGATGCATTTTCTCATGGGGATAGGATGAAGCAGGATTGTAAATATTTTCTTGATGGTCCACCAATAGATCCCAATTTGCGAAGGAGTAAGACTACCTATGATGAAGAACGATATTTGATTGAAGCTTTACTGGACCGGTATAATG GAACCTGCACATGA
- the LOC101773089 gene encoding uncharacterized protein LOC101773089 isoform X6 → MPYKGVRRAGTGDTSRTVLSSVCQPQADRRGFSSEIGRPVVMPPPLPVVMPPPPPVQSEKLVDGAGTASQHTSTLIFSTTCCEELVEAAAEFASGQALQDPDVASSKEESITAGPQTAPHDTVNGSSSAFPSTCDKFVSIPTVTQQDDLDKLFSKLTNEFHGSSSEASITASPRTLPHNITSSSLQSASSIGSNILIRHPPDCFQTFYIRMDRRGSFCTYPDVGGPFHSVHEADDAIKRFLDELRHGGRCKEQDAFSHGDRMKQDCKYFLDGPPIDPNLRRSKTTYDEERYLIEALLDRYNGSYKMLVRSCTSDTQDMWRRTSARSKMNCLTWIG, encoded by the exons ATGCCATACAaag GAGTTCGAAGGGCCGGGACGGGCGACACTTCACGGACCGTCCTCTCCTCTGTTTGTCAACCACAAGCAGATCGGCGAGGCTTCAGTTCCGAAATCGGCCGGCCGGTAGtgatgccgccgccgttgcctgtggtgatgccgccaccgccgcctgtaCA GTCTGAGAAGCTTGTGGATGGCGCTG GAACAGCGTCACAACACACCAGCACATTGATCTTTTCCACCACCTGCTGTGAGGAGCTTGTAGAAGCTGCTGCTGAGTTTGCATCTGGACAAGCTCTGCAAGATCCAGATGTTGCATCATCGAAGGAAGAATCGATTACTGCAGGTCCACAAACAGCACCACATGACACCGTTAATGGCTCATCTAGTGCTTTCCCATCCACTTGTGATAAGTTTGTGTCCATACCTACGGTAACCCAACAGGACGACTTGGACAAGCTTTTCAGCAAGTTAACCAACGAGTTTCATGGCAGTTCATCAGAAGCGTCGATCACTGCTAGTCCACGGACATTGCCACACAACATCACCAGCAGCTCTCTGCAATCAGCTTCATCCATTGGATCTAACATTTTGATCCGGCATCCTCCAGATTGCTTTCAGACGTTTTACATTAGGATGGACCGGAGGGGATCTTTTTGTACTTACCCAGATGTGGGTGGACCGTTTCACAGCGTACATGAGGCTGATGATGCTATTAAGCGCTTTCTCGATGAACTGCGTCATGGAGGAAG GTGCAAGGAGCAAGATGCATTTTCTCATGGGGATAGGATGAAGCAGGATTGTAAATATTTTCTTGATGGTCCACCAATAGATCCCAATTTGCGAAGGAGTAAGACTACCTATGATGAAGAACGATATTTGATTGAAGCTTTACTGGACCGGTATAATG GATCTTACAAGATGCTTGTAAGATCTTGCACATCTGATACACAAGATATGTGGCGTAGAACtag TGCAAGGAGCAAGATGAATTGTCTTACTTGGATAGGATGA
- the LOC101773089 gene encoding uncharacterized protein LOC101773089 isoform X1, producing MPYKGVRRAGTGDTSRTVLSSVCQPQADRRGFSSEIGRPVVMPPPLPVVMPPPPPVQSEKLVDGAGESASAPTLQEQDVSSLEVILDTTSSEVLITAHSGTASQHTSTLIFSTTCCEELVEAAAEFASGQALQDPDVASSKEESITAGPQTAPHDTVNGSSSAFPSTCDKFVSIPTVTQQDDLDKLFSKLTNEFHGSSSEASITASPRTLPHNITSSSLQSASSIGSNILIRHPPDCFQTFYIRMDRRGSFCTYPDVGGPFHSVHEADDAIKRFLDELRHGGRCKEQDAFSHGDRMKQDCKYFLDGPPIDPNLRRSKTTYDEERYLIEALLDRYNGSYKMLVRSCTSDTQDMWRRTSARSKMNCLTWIG from the exons ATGCCATACAaag GAGTTCGAAGGGCCGGGACGGGCGACACTTCACGGACCGTCCTCTCCTCTGTTTGTCAACCACAAGCAGATCGGCGAGGCTTCAGTTCCGAAATCGGCCGGCCGGTAGtgatgccgccgccgttgcctgtggtgatgccgccaccgccgcctgtaCA GTCTGAGAAGCTTGTGGATGGCGCTGGTGAGTCTGCGTCTGCACCAACTCTTCAAGAGCAAGATGTTTCATCTTTGGAGGTGATTCTTGACACTACATCATCTGAAGTATTAATCACTGCCCATTCAGGAACAGCGTCACAACACACCAGCACATTGATCTTTTCCACCACCTGCTGTGAGGAGCTTGTAGAAGCTGCTGCTGAGTTTGCATCTGGACAAGCTCTGCAAGATCCAGATGTTGCATCATCGAAGGAAGAATCGATTACTGCAGGTCCACAAACAGCACCACATGACACCGTTAATGGCTCATCTAGTGCTTTCCCATCCACTTGTGATAAGTTTGTGTCCATACCTACGGTAACCCAACAGGACGACTTGGACAAGCTTTTCAGCAAGTTAACCAACGAGTTTCATGGCAGTTCATCAGAAGCGTCGATCACTGCTAGTCCACGGACATTGCCACACAACATCACCAGCAGCTCTCTGCAATCAGCTTCATCCATTGGATCTAACATTTTGATCCGGCATCCTCCAGATTGCTTTCAGACGTTTTACATTAGGATGGACCGGAGGGGATCTTTTTGTACTTACCCAGATGTGGGTGGACCGTTTCACAGCGTACATGAGGCTGATGATGCTATTAAGCGCTTTCTCGATGAACTGCGTCATGGAGGAAG GTGCAAGGAGCAAGATGCATTTTCTCATGGGGATAGGATGAAGCAGGATTGTAAATATTTTCTTGATGGTCCACCAATAGATCCCAATTTGCGAAGGAGTAAGACTACCTATGATGAAGAACGATATTTGATTGAAGCTTTACTGGACCGGTATAATG GATCTTACAAGATGCTTGTAAGATCTTGCACATCTGATACACAAGATATGTGGCGTAGAACtag TGCAAGGAGCAAGATGAATTGTCTTACTTGGATAGGATGA
- the LOC101773089 gene encoding uncharacterized protein LOC101773089 isoform X7, translating into MPPPLPVVMPPPPPVQSEKLVDGAGESASAPTLQEQDVSSLEVILDTTSSEVLITAHSGTASQHTSTLIFSTTCCEELVEAAAEFASGQALQDPDVASSKEESITAGPQTAPHDTVNGSSSAFPSTCDKFVSIPTVTQQDDLDKLFSKLTNEFHGSSSEASITASPRTLPHNITSSSLQSASSIGSNILIRHPPDCFQTFYIRMDRRGSFCTYPDVGGPFHSVHEADDAIKRFLDELRHGGRCKEQDAFSHGDRMKQDCKYFLDGPPIDPNLRRSKTTYDEERYLIEALLDRYNGSYKMLVRSCTSDTQDMWRRTSARSKMNCLTWIG; encoded by the exons atgccgccgccgttgcctgtggtgatgccgccaccgccgcctgtaCA GTCTGAGAAGCTTGTGGATGGCGCTGGTGAGTCTGCGTCTGCACCAACTCTTCAAGAGCAAGATGTTTCATCTTTGGAGGTGATTCTTGACACTACATCATCTGAAGTATTAATCACTGCCCATTCAGGAACAGCGTCACAACACACCAGCACATTGATCTTTTCCACCACCTGCTGTGAGGAGCTTGTAGAAGCTGCTGCTGAGTTTGCATCTGGACAAGCTCTGCAAGATCCAGATGTTGCATCATCGAAGGAAGAATCGATTACTGCAGGTCCACAAACAGCACCACATGACACCGTTAATGGCTCATCTAGTGCTTTCCCATCCACTTGTGATAAGTTTGTGTCCATACCTACGGTAACCCAACAGGACGACTTGGACAAGCTTTTCAGCAAGTTAACCAACGAGTTTCATGGCAGTTCATCAGAAGCGTCGATCACTGCTAGTCCACGGACATTGCCACACAACATCACCAGCAGCTCTCTGCAATCAGCTTCATCCATTGGATCTAACATTTTGATCCGGCATCCTCCAGATTGCTTTCAGACGTTTTACATTAGGATGGACCGGAGGGGATCTTTTTGTACTTACCCAGATGTGGGTGGACCGTTTCACAGCGTACATGAGGCTGATGATGCTATTAAGCGCTTTCTCGATGAACTGCGTCATGGAGGAAG GTGCAAGGAGCAAGATGCATTTTCTCATGGGGATAGGATGAAGCAGGATTGTAAATATTTTCTTGATGGTCCACCAATAGATCCCAATTTGCGAAGGAGTAAGACTACCTATGATGAAGAACGATATTTGATTGAAGCTTTACTGGACCGGTATAATG GATCTTACAAGATGCTTGTAAGATCTTGCACATCTGATACACAAGATATGTGGCGTAGAACtag TGCAAGGAGCAAGATGAATTGTCTTACTTGGATAGGATGA
- the LOC101773089 gene encoding uncharacterized protein LOC101773089 isoform X3, whose amino-acid sequence MPYKGVRRAGTGDTSRTVLSSVCQPQADRRGFSSEIGRPVVMPPPLPVVMPPPPPVQSEKLVDGAGESASAPTLQEQDVSSLEVILDTTSSEVLITAHSGTASQHTSTLIFSTTCCEELVEAAAEFASGQALQDPDVASSKEESITAGPQTAPHDTVNGSSSAFPSTCDKFVSIPTVTQQDDLDKLFSKLTNEFHGSSSEASITASPRTLPHNITSSSLQSASSIGSNILIRHPPDCFQTFYIRMDRRGSFCTYPDVGGPFHSVHEADDAIKRFLDELRHGGRCKEQDAFSHGDRMKQDCKYFLDGPPIDPNLRRSKTTYDEERYLIEALLDRYNGSYKMLVRSCTSDTQDMWRRTSEGSYLN is encoded by the exons ATGCCATACAaag GAGTTCGAAGGGCCGGGACGGGCGACACTTCACGGACCGTCCTCTCCTCTGTTTGTCAACCACAAGCAGATCGGCGAGGCTTCAGTTCCGAAATCGGCCGGCCGGTAGtgatgccgccgccgttgcctgtggtgatgccgccaccgccgcctgtaCA GTCTGAGAAGCTTGTGGATGGCGCTGGTGAGTCTGCGTCTGCACCAACTCTTCAAGAGCAAGATGTTTCATCTTTGGAGGTGATTCTTGACACTACATCATCTGAAGTATTAATCACTGCCCATTCAGGAACAGCGTCACAACACACCAGCACATTGATCTTTTCCACCACCTGCTGTGAGGAGCTTGTAGAAGCTGCTGCTGAGTTTGCATCTGGACAAGCTCTGCAAGATCCAGATGTTGCATCATCGAAGGAAGAATCGATTACTGCAGGTCCACAAACAGCACCACATGACACCGTTAATGGCTCATCTAGTGCTTTCCCATCCACTTGTGATAAGTTTGTGTCCATACCTACGGTAACCCAACAGGACGACTTGGACAAGCTTTTCAGCAAGTTAACCAACGAGTTTCATGGCAGTTCATCAGAAGCGTCGATCACTGCTAGTCCACGGACATTGCCACACAACATCACCAGCAGCTCTCTGCAATCAGCTTCATCCATTGGATCTAACATTTTGATCCGGCATCCTCCAGATTGCTTTCAGACGTTTTACATTAGGATGGACCGGAGGGGATCTTTTTGTACTTACCCAGATGTGGGTGGACCGTTTCACAGCGTACATGAGGCTGATGATGCTATTAAGCGCTTTCTCGATGAACTGCGTCATGGAGGAAG GTGCAAGGAGCAAGATGCATTTTCTCATGGGGATAGGATGAAGCAGGATTGTAAATATTTTCTTGATGGTCCACCAATAGATCCCAATTTGCGAAGGAGTAAGACTACCTATGATGAAGAACGATATTTGATTGAAGCTTTACTGGACCGGTATAATG GATCTTACAAGATGCTTGTAAGATCTTGCACATCTGATACACAAGATATGTGGCGTAGAACtag CGAGGGTTCTTATCTGAATTAA
- the LOC101773089 gene encoding uncharacterized protein LOC101773089 isoform X4 encodes MPYKGVRRAGTGDTSRTVLSSVCQPQADRRGFSSEIGRPVVMPPPLPVVMPPPPPVQSEKLVDGAGESASAPTLQEQDVSSLEVILDTTSSEVLITAHSGTASQHTSTLIFSTTCCEELVEAAAEFASGQALQDPDVASSKEESITAGPQTAPHDTVNGSSSAFPSTCDKFVSIPTVTQQDDLDKLFSKLTNEFHGSSSEASITASPRTLPHNITSSSLQSASSIGSNILIRHPPDCFQTFYIRMDRRGSFCTYPDVGGPFHSVHEADDAIKRFLDELRHGGRCKEQDAFSHGDRMKQDCKYFLDGPPIDPNLRRSKTTYDEERYLIEALLDRILQDACKILHI; translated from the exons ATGCCATACAaag GAGTTCGAAGGGCCGGGACGGGCGACACTTCACGGACCGTCCTCTCCTCTGTTTGTCAACCACAAGCAGATCGGCGAGGCTTCAGTTCCGAAATCGGCCGGCCGGTAGtgatgccgccgccgttgcctgtggtgatgccgccaccgccgcctgtaCA GTCTGAGAAGCTTGTGGATGGCGCTGGTGAGTCTGCGTCTGCACCAACTCTTCAAGAGCAAGATGTTTCATCTTTGGAGGTGATTCTTGACACTACATCATCTGAAGTATTAATCACTGCCCATTCAGGAACAGCGTCACAACACACCAGCACATTGATCTTTTCCACCACCTGCTGTGAGGAGCTTGTAGAAGCTGCTGCTGAGTTTGCATCTGGACAAGCTCTGCAAGATCCAGATGTTGCATCATCGAAGGAAGAATCGATTACTGCAGGTCCACAAACAGCACCACATGACACCGTTAATGGCTCATCTAGTGCTTTCCCATCCACTTGTGATAAGTTTGTGTCCATACCTACGGTAACCCAACAGGACGACTTGGACAAGCTTTTCAGCAAGTTAACCAACGAGTTTCATGGCAGTTCATCAGAAGCGTCGATCACTGCTAGTCCACGGACATTGCCACACAACATCACCAGCAGCTCTCTGCAATCAGCTTCATCCATTGGATCTAACATTTTGATCCGGCATCCTCCAGATTGCTTTCAGACGTTTTACATTAGGATGGACCGGAGGGGATCTTTTTGTACTTACCCAGATGTGGGTGGACCGTTTCACAGCGTACATGAGGCTGATGATGCTATTAAGCGCTTTCTCGATGAACTGCGTCATGGAGGAAG GTGCAAGGAGCAAGATGCATTTTCTCATGGGGATAGGATGAAGCAGGATTGTAAATATTTTCTTGATGGTCCACCAATAGATCCCAATTTGCGAAGGAGTAAGACTACCTATGATGAAGAACGATATTTGATTGAAGCTTTACTGGACCG GATCTTACAAGATGCTTGTAAGATCTTGCACATCTGA